Proteins from a single region of Chromobacterium sp. ATCC 53434:
- a CDS encoding molybdopterin-dependent oxidoreductase, with protein MDSLRRLSAAADRRCWRWLPLLLLPLSAAQALPQAADQPATLTISGRISRFTDAARKVYVLDRASLDRLPQRDIVTATDWTPLGTFRGPLLRDLLTLVGAHGSQVKFYGEDDYNITIPLSDFSRYDAILASGWNGRSLRLEDYGPFWVMYPLPRMSAAETGGTFPSKLIWQVTRMEVR; from the coding sequence ATGGACTCTCTTCGCCGCCTCTCCGCCGCCGCCGATCGCCGCTGCTGGCGCTGGCTGCCCTTGCTGCTGTTACCGCTGTCGGCCGCGCAGGCGCTGCCGCAAGCCGCCGACCAGCCGGCGACGCTGACAATCAGCGGCCGCATCTCCCGCTTCACCGACGCGGCGCGCAAGGTCTACGTGCTGGACCGGGCCTCGCTGGACCGCCTGCCTCAGCGCGACATCGTCACCGCGACCGACTGGACGCCGCTGGGCACCTTCCGCGGCCCCTTGCTGCGCGACCTGCTGACGCTGGTCGGCGCCCACGGCAGCCAGGTGAAGTTCTACGGCGAGGACGACTACAACATCACGATTCCGCTGTCCGACTTTTCCCGCTACGACGCCATACTGGCCAGCGGCTGGAACGGCCGCTCGCTGCGGCTGGAAGACTACGGTCCGTTCTGGGTGATGTATCCGCTGCCGCGGATGTCGGCCGCCGAAACCGGCGGCACCTTCCCGTCCAAGCTGATCTGGCAGGTCACCAGGATGGAGGTCAGATGA
- a CDS encoding HAMP domain-containing sensor histidine kinase — MSWSGRLAPRNLGAPERAFLALSLVATLLISWTLYAAVIKRPIPDKASDLYWMVAQTQLALNRVELDAWRYRAGQIPRREVDKSYAIAVSRYRMYSRPSYANATLAQIDGFAALRTALTGFFEAPPRAWSQQDAQQASRDIAALRPLLADFGVKARQRENSDVVQQMRMVEKHQTMYLLGLMCWLAFLCIFWFVLHRFGEVRRQATQQRQILEREQAARAALVQSELARDTFLATISHEIRSPLQSIQTCVELLEYSVPADSPGSDYLARLKLSTEHLLEQVRDIMDISALKNHQLALDPGATDVNALIQTIELAHRGNAEAKGLTLTMDCPELPVLWLDGHRLRQIVWNLLSNAIRYTDAGGITLTLGYRDRLLAIEVSDTGVGLSDEIKAQLFRPFARGKTRRPGSSGLGLAIVHELVTLFGGYIQVESEEGVGSRFSLRLPAQQASAHERDEAGQAPGRILLLDDDEHIRESYRALLEAKGYRVETLATVPAAIAKVHAENYDLLLLDLQLGNASGYEVAEAASRADANRKTPVIGMTAFKHEFNDPRQTLLAGKLEKPFSFDQLQRLLERSLPVAGRRHRAA, encoded by the coding sequence ATGAGCTGGTCCGGCCGCCTGGCCCCGCGCAATCTGGGCGCGCCCGAGCGCGCCTTCCTGGCGCTGTCGCTGGTGGCCACGCTGCTGATTTCCTGGACCCTGTACGCGGCGGTGATCAAACGCCCGATTCCGGACAAGGCGTCCGATCTCTATTGGATGGTCGCGCAGACCCAGTTGGCGCTGAACCGGGTGGAGCTGGACGCCTGGCGCTACCGCGCCGGCCAGATTCCGCGCCGGGAGGTGGACAAGAGCTACGCGATAGCGGTCAGCCGTTACCGGATGTATTCGCGGCCGTCGTACGCCAACGCGACGCTGGCGCAAATCGACGGCTTCGCCGCGCTGCGGACCGCGCTGACCGGCTTCTTCGAGGCGCCGCCGCGCGCCTGGAGCCAGCAGGACGCGCAGCAGGCCTCGCGCGACATCGCCGCGCTGCGCCCGCTGCTGGCCGACTTCGGCGTCAAGGCGCGCCAGCGCGAAAACAGCGATGTGGTGCAGCAGATGCGGATGGTGGAAAAGCATCAGACCATGTATCTGCTGGGCCTGATGTGCTGGCTGGCCTTCCTGTGCATCTTCTGGTTCGTGCTGCACCGCTTCGGCGAGGTCAGGCGCCAGGCCACGCAACAGCGGCAGATACTGGAGCGCGAGCAGGCCGCCCGCGCCGCGCTGGTGCAGAGCGAGCTGGCGCGCGACACCTTCCTCGCCACCATCAGCCACGAAATCCGTTCGCCGCTGCAAAGCATACAGACCTGCGTCGAGCTGCTGGAGTACAGCGTGCCGGCGGACTCCCCCGGCTCCGACTATCTGGCGCGGCTGAAGCTCAGCACCGAGCATCTGCTGGAACAGGTGCGCGACATCATGGACATTTCGGCGCTGAAGAACCACCAGCTGGCGCTGGACCCCGGCGCCACCGACGTCAACGCGCTGATCCAGACGATAGAGCTGGCCCACCGCGGCAACGCCGAGGCCAAGGGCCTGACGCTGACGATGGACTGCCCGGAGCTGCCGGTGCTGTGGCTGGACGGCCACCGCCTGCGGCAGATCGTCTGGAACCTGCTGTCCAACGCGATACGCTATACCGACGCCGGCGGCATCACGCTGACGCTGGGCTACCGCGACCGGCTGCTGGCCATCGAGGTCAGCGACACCGGCGTCGGCCTCTCCGACGAGATCAAGGCCCAGCTGTTCCGCCCGTTCGCGCGCGGCAAGACCCGGCGCCCCGGCAGCAGCGGCCTGGGCCTGGCCATCGTCCACGAACTGGTGACGCTGTTCGGCGGCTATATCCAGGTGGAAAGCGAGGAAGGCGTCGGCAGCCGCTTCAGCCTGCGGCTGCCGGCGCAGCAGGCCTCCGCCCACGAGCGGGACGAGGCCGGACAAGCGCCCGGCCGCATCCTGCTGCTGGACGACGACGAGCACATCCGCGAATCGTACCGCGCCTTGCTGGAAGCCAAGGGCTACCGGGTGGAAACGCTGGCGACGGTGCCGGCGGCGATCGCGAAGGTGCACGCCGAGAACTACGATCTGCTGCTGCTGGACCTGCAGCTCGGCAACGCCAGCGGTTACGAGGTGGCCGAGGCGGCCAGCCGCGCCGACGCCAACCGCAAGACGCCGGTGATAGGCATGACGGCGTTCAAGCACGAGTTCAACGATCCGCGCCAGACCCTGCTGGCCGGCAAGCTGGAAAAACCGTTCAGCTTCGACCAGCTGCAACGGCTGCTGGAGCGCAGCCTGCCTGTGGCCGGCCGACGCCACCGCGCGGCCTGA
- a CDS encoding methyl-accepting chemotaxis protein, with protein sequence MNHSQPKWGRLSTRIIVVAAIAITVAFAVMIALIARLNYNSARDTGYQLASEQANSYAKDAESTLSQGFLLPRHLADVVEGARRGGRPDRKQTDNIIQQLLDHSPQSIGLWMLWEPDAFDGDDNAFRLDWPRHDPTGRYQPYITRNAQGKAQMDVMMSADRIKEFPKYKDHLQSYQPDYEKPGWGDFYYVPKQRGRDTITEPYPYEVQGQKVLESSLAVVMKDGAGKMLGVSATDVALDQLQKRFGQIQPGGSGFIRIVSEGGLYVVSPKAEQLGKPVAKEDALSAHLADVKKGEDFVYEDGGFTHFFHPIRIGETGQFWALGVSVPTDALTADARHEMFSAIAIGVVALALILLLLAAVTRALTRPLNRLADTMEQLAGGGGDLTVRIAIANRDEIGRTAHAFNRLLDSLRDMFVNVRDQSRQVSEAAARLSHSADRVRDASAQQSDAATASAASVQQVTVGAQHIADTAQQAGAIARDTGSMTEQSVAKVDRVTAEIQRMTDSMHALAERMNGLGERSAEVTTIVGVIKDIADQTNLLALNAAIEAARAGELGRGFAVVADEVRNLAGRTAEATVQITRIVEAIGSETDMAVRDVRDSSAQVDLSVGIAAEANQAMREVQDYNRQLATSIVDIAAATREQSSASQEIAQNVERISGMAQGNDQTVREVSESVGRLRELAGELERLVGHFKL encoded by the coding sequence ATGAATCACTCGCAACCGAAATGGGGACGCCTGAGTACCCGCATCATCGTGGTGGCCGCCATCGCCATCACCGTCGCCTTCGCCGTCATGATCGCCCTGATCGCCCGCCTCAACTACAACTCGGCGCGGGACACCGGCTACCAGCTGGCGTCGGAACAGGCGAACAGCTACGCCAAGGACGCCGAGAGCACGCTGTCGCAGGGCTTTTTGCTGCCGCGCCACCTGGCCGACGTGGTCGAGGGCGCGCGCCGCGGCGGTCGGCCCGACCGCAAGCAGACCGACAACATCATCCAGCAGTTGCTGGACCATTCTCCGCAGTCGATAGGACTGTGGATGCTGTGGGAGCCCGACGCCTTCGACGGCGACGACAACGCCTTCCGCCTGGACTGGCCGCGCCACGACCCCACCGGCCGCTATCAGCCCTACATCACCCGCAACGCGCAGGGCAAGGCGCAGATGGACGTGATGATGTCGGCCGACCGCATCAAGGAATTTCCGAAGTACAAGGACCATTTGCAAAGCTACCAGCCCGACTACGAAAAGCCGGGCTGGGGCGATTTCTACTACGTGCCCAAGCAGCGCGGCCGCGACACCATCACCGAACCGTATCCGTACGAGGTGCAGGGACAGAAGGTGCTGGAGAGCTCGCTGGCGGTGGTGATGAAGGACGGCGCCGGCAAGATGCTGGGCGTGTCCGCCACCGACGTCGCGCTGGACCAGTTGCAGAAGCGCTTCGGCCAGATCCAGCCGGGCGGTTCGGGCTTCATCCGCATCGTCTCCGAGGGCGGGCTCTACGTGGTCAGTCCCAAGGCAGAACAGCTGGGCAAGCCGGTGGCCAAGGAGGACGCGCTGTCCGCCCACCTGGCCGACGTCAAGAAAGGCGAGGACTTCGTCTATGAGGACGGCGGCTTCACCCACTTCTTCCACCCCATCCGCATCGGCGAGACCGGGCAGTTCTGGGCGCTGGGCGTCAGCGTGCCCACCGACGCGCTGACCGCCGACGCCCGCCATGAGATGTTCAGCGCCATCGCCATCGGCGTCGTGGCGCTGGCGCTGATCCTGCTGCTGCTGGCGGCGGTGACCCGGGCGCTGACCCGGCCGCTGAACCGGCTGGCCGACACGATGGAGCAGTTGGCCGGCGGCGGCGGCGACCTGACGGTGCGCATCGCCATCGCCAACCGCGACGAGATAGGCCGCACCGCCCACGCCTTCAACCGCTTGCTGGACAGCCTGCGCGACATGTTCGTCAATGTCCGCGACCAGAGCCGTCAGGTATCGGAAGCGGCGGCCCGGCTCAGCCACTCGGCCGACCGGGTCCGCGACGCCTCGGCCCAGCAGTCCGACGCCGCCACCGCCAGCGCCGCCAGCGTGCAGCAGGTTACCGTCGGCGCGCAGCACATCGCCGACACCGCCCAGCAGGCCGGCGCCATCGCCCGCGATACCGGCTCGATGACCGAGCAGAGCGTGGCCAAGGTGGACCGCGTCACCGCCGAAATCCAGCGGATGACCGACAGCATGCACGCGCTGGCCGAGCGGATGAACGGACTGGGCGAGCGCTCCGCCGAGGTGACCACCATCGTCGGGGTGATCAAGGACATCGCCGACCAGACCAATCTGTTGGCGCTGAACGCGGCGATAGAGGCGGCGCGCGCCGGCGAGCTGGGCCGCGGCTTCGCCGTGGTGGCCGACGAGGTGCGCAATCTGGCCGGCCGCACCGCCGAGGCGACGGTGCAGATCACCCGCATCGTAGAGGCGATAGGCAGCGAAACCGACATGGCGGTCCGCGACGTCCGCGACAGCAGCGCCCAGGTCGATCTGAGCGTCGGCATCGCCGCCGAGGCCAACCAGGCGATGCGCGAGGTGCAGGACTACAACCGCCAGCTGGCGACCAGCATCGTCGACATCGCCGCCGCCACCCGCGAGCAGTCCAGCGCCAGCCAGGAGATCGCGCAGAACGTCGAGCGCATCAGCGGCATGGCGCAGGGCAACGACCAGACGGTGCGCGAGGTCAGCGAATCGGTGGGCCGGCTGCGCGAACTGGCCGGCGAGCTGGAGCGGCTGGTCGGCCACTTCAAGCTGTAG
- a CDS encoding LysE family translocator: protein MFWQAALIGLAIAAPVGPIGLLCISRTLRGGPRLGLATGLGAASADGLFALAGVAGGNAVLHLAGQLARPLGWAGCLLLAWMGVATLRRPAAAPARPDDGGSGLWQAYAGTLLLTLSNPMTILSFAAVAAGLSGGLLASGAQQLAIVAGVFCGSASWWLALAHGGGALLSRLGGRGRRWLDAGCGVLLLGFAAALALRAAGG, encoded by the coding sequence ATGTTCTGGCAAGCGGCCTTGATAGGCTTGGCGATCGCGGCGCCGGTGGGACCGATAGGCTTGCTGTGCATCAGCCGCACGCTGCGCGGCGGGCCGCGGCTGGGCCTGGCCACCGGACTGGGCGCGGCCAGCGCCGACGGCTTGTTCGCCCTGGCGGGCGTGGCCGGCGGCAATGCGGTCCTGCATCTGGCCGGTCAGCTGGCGCGGCCGCTGGGCTGGGCCGGCTGCCTGCTGCTGGCGTGGATGGGCGTCGCCACGCTGCGTCGTCCGGCCGCGGCGCCGGCGCGCCCGGACGACGGCGGAAGCGGCTTGTGGCAGGCCTATGCCGGCACGCTGTTGCTGACCCTGAGCAATCCGATGACCATCCTGTCCTTCGCCGCGGTGGCGGCCGGCCTGTCCGGCGGCCTGCTGGCCAGCGGCGCGCAGCAGCTGGCCATTGTCGCCGGGGTGTTCTGCGGTTCCGCGTCGTGGTGGCTGGCGCTGGCCCACGGCGGCGGCGCCTTGCTGTCCCGGCTGGGCGGGCGGGGCCGTCGCTGGCTGGATGCCGGCTGCGGCGTCCTGCTGCTGGGTTTCGCCGCCGCGCTGGCCCTGCGCGCGGCGGGCGGCTGA
- a CDS encoding Lrp/AsnC family transcriptional regulator — MEVDAKSWAILAALQANARQSLTELAQSVGLSVPAVSERVRRLEEAGVIHGYHARVAPLRAGYALSALVGITVPQPDKKTLLARLEAMPEVMECHHVTGVDSYMFRLLARDVSHLELLVAQLNDLGETRTSIILSTPIQGRPVRPPR; from the coding sequence ATGGAAGTGGACGCCAAGTCCTGGGCGATTCTGGCCGCGCTGCAGGCCAATGCCCGGCAGTCGCTGACGGAGCTGGCACAGTCCGTCGGGCTGTCGGTGCCGGCGGTGTCGGAACGGGTGCGGCGGCTGGAGGAGGCCGGCGTGATCCACGGCTACCACGCGCGCGTGGCGCCGCTGCGCGCCGGCTACGCGCTGTCGGCGCTGGTCGGCATCACCGTGCCGCAGCCGGACAAGAAGACGCTGCTCGCGCGGCTGGAGGCGATGCCGGAGGTGATGGAATGCCACCACGTCACCGGCGTCGACTCCTATATGTTCCGGCTGCTGGCGCGCGACGTCTCGCACCTGGAACTGCTGGTGGCGCAGCTGAACGATCTGGGCGAGACGCGCACGTCCATCATCCTGTCGACGCCGATCCAGGGGCGGCCGGTTCGGCCGCCCCGCTGA
- the asnB gene encoding asparagine synthase (glutamine-hydrolyzing) produces MCGIAGWVSFERDLTRYREVAERMTRTMEKRGPDAEGLWLDRRAAMGHRRLSIIDLEGGRQPMLADEDGRTLACLVYTGEVYNFQELRRELEGLGHAFRTRSDTEVVLRAYLQWGEALTARLNGMYAFAVWDARAERLLLVRDRMGVKPLYYYQTADGVLFGSEPKAILAHPEAQRRVSADGLREMLDLVKTPEAAVFAGMREVRPGQTITVDRAGLRKHRYWQLEAREHADDLPKTIRTVRDLLDDIVERQIIADVPLCTLLSGGLDSSVITALAAKSMRRQGKGTVRSFSVDFVKHGMEFEADYLRGSPDAPFVHDLAAFAGTDHREIVLESRELADPALRAAVLGAQDLPPAYWGDMLPSLYKLFEAIRAQSTVALSGESADEVFGGYRWFHDAAAVAADTFPWLAGQSGAFFDGQSLIAPELLGELDMAGFRRDSYEQALADVPRLASDSPTERRMREISHMHLTRFVQALLDRKDRMSMAVGLEVRVPFCDHRLVEYVFNAPWSMKTFDGREKSLLRAAGRDVLPDSIVQRVKSPYPATQDPAYEQALRAGLGRVLDDASSPALPLLDKAAAWKLLDKPFGKTSTSPERAGLEMALGVNEWLLHHQVTLDL; encoded by the coding sequence ATGTGTGGAATCGCAGGATGGGTGAGTTTCGAGCGCGACCTGACCCGCTACCGTGAAGTGGCGGAGCGGATGACGCGCACGATGGAGAAGCGCGGACCGGACGCCGAAGGCCTGTGGCTGGATCGCCGCGCGGCGATGGGCCACCGCCGCCTGTCCATCATCGATCTGGAGGGCGGCCGGCAGCCGATGCTGGCCGACGAGGACGGCCGCACGCTGGCCTGCCTGGTCTACACCGGCGAGGTGTACAACTTCCAGGAACTGCGCCGCGAGCTGGAGGGGCTGGGCCACGCCTTCCGCACCCGCAGCGACACCGAGGTGGTGCTGCGCGCCTATCTGCAATGGGGCGAGGCGCTGACGGCCCGGCTCAACGGCATGTACGCCTTCGCCGTCTGGGACGCGCGCGCCGAGCGGCTGCTGCTGGTGCGCGACCGCATGGGCGTCAAGCCGCTGTACTACTACCAGACCGCCGACGGCGTGCTGTTCGGCTCCGAACCGAAGGCGATACTGGCGCATCCGGAGGCGCAGCGCCGGGTATCCGCCGACGGCCTGCGCGAGATGCTGGACCTGGTGAAGACGCCGGAGGCGGCGGTCTTCGCCGGCATGCGCGAGGTGCGTCCGGGCCAGACCATCACCGTCGACCGCGCCGGCCTGCGCAAGCACCGCTACTGGCAGCTGGAGGCGCGCGAGCACGCCGACGACCTGCCGAAGACGATACGCACCGTGCGAGACTTGCTGGACGACATCGTCGAGCGCCAGATCATCGCCGACGTGCCGCTGTGCACGCTGCTGTCCGGCGGCCTGGATTCGTCGGTGATCACCGCGCTGGCGGCGAAGAGCATGCGGCGGCAGGGCAAGGGGACGGTGCGCTCGTTCTCGGTGGACTTCGTCAAGCACGGCATGGAGTTCGAGGCCGACTACCTGCGCGGCTCGCCTGACGCGCCATTCGTCCACGACCTGGCGGCCTTCGCCGGCACCGACCACCGCGAGATCGTGCTGGAAAGCCGCGAGCTGGCCGATCCGGCGCTGCGCGCCGCCGTGCTGGGCGCGCAGGATCTGCCGCCGGCCTACTGGGGCGACATGCTGCCGTCGCTGTACAAGCTGTTCGAGGCGATACGCGCGCAATCGACGGTGGCGCTGTCCGGCGAATCGGCCGACGAGGTGTTCGGCGGCTACCGCTGGTTCCACGACGCCGCCGCGGTGGCGGCCGACACCTTCCCGTGGCTGGCCGGCCAGAGCGGCGCCTTCTTCGACGGCCAGTCGCTGATCGCGCCGGAGCTGCTGGGCGAGCTGGACATGGCGGGCTTCCGCCGCGACAGCTACGAGCAGGCGCTGGCCGATGTGCCGAGGCTGGCGTCGGACAGCCCGACCGAGCGGCGGATGCGCGAGATCAGCCACATGCACCTGACCCGCTTCGTCCAGGCCCTGCTGGACCGCAAGGACAGGATGAGCATGGCGGTGGGGCTGGAGGTCCGGGTGCCGTTCTGCGACCACCGGCTGGTCGAATACGTGTTCAACGCGCCGTGGAGCATGAAGACCTTCGACGGCCGCGAGAAGAGCCTGCTGCGCGCCGCCGGCCGCGACGTGCTGCCGGACTCCATCGTCCAGCGCGTCAAGAGCCCGTATCCGGCCACCCAGGATCCGGCCTACGAGCAGGCGCTGCGCGCCGGCCTCGGCCGTGTGCTGGACGACGCCTCGTCGCCGGCGCTGCCGCTGCTGGACAAGGCCGCGGCCTGGAAGCTGCTGGACAAGCCCTTCGGCAAGACCAGCACCTCGCCGGAGCGCGCCGGCCTGGAGATGGCGCTGGGCGTCAACGAATGGCTGCTGCACCACCAGGTGACGCTGGATCTGTAA
- a CDS encoding phospholipase D-like domain-containing protein, translating to MSKRWWPLALTMTASLARADFAIPGFELVHTAPERAGLDTPDLRDPAAVWSQLFDSAKRQIVLEQFYAADEPGSRLEPVIARLEAAGRRGVKIRFLMEKKGMFASRQQTIDRLKGIPNLEYRQLDYSKLTGNGIIHAKFIVVDGRAGYVGSQNFDWRSLQHIHETGLKIDDAAMAGRMQAIFEQDWAEQARVAAGLPPAPLRDAVQPADLSRPAVLLASPNAYNPDGVGDSETALPRLMAEARDEVRIQLLDYAPLSFGKPRSYYPLFDNAIRAALVRGVKVKLMVSDWNLEAPGVDYLKSLAVLPGMAVRVVTIPRDGACIPFARVIHSKTMAIDGKIAWVGTSNWSGGYLDKSRNLEVVLRNESMARRIAELHRQTWDSPLARTIAPDGHYQAPDKSCAHAG from the coding sequence ATGTCGAAACGCTGGTGGCCGCTGGCCCTGACGATGACCGCCTCGCTGGCCCGCGCCGATTTCGCCATTCCCGGCTTCGAGCTGGTGCACACCGCGCCCGAGCGCGCCGGCCTCGACACGCCGGACCTGCGCGATCCGGCCGCCGTCTGGAGCCAGTTGTTCGACTCCGCCAAGCGCCAGATCGTGCTGGAGCAGTTCTACGCCGCCGACGAGCCGGGCAGCCGGCTGGAACCGGTCATCGCCAGGCTGGAGGCGGCCGGGCGGCGCGGCGTCAAGATACGCTTCCTGATGGAGAAGAAGGGCATGTTCGCCAGCCGGCAGCAGACGATAGACCGGCTGAAGGGCATCCCCAATCTGGAATACCGCCAGCTGGACTACAGCAAGCTGACCGGCAACGGCATCATCCACGCCAAATTCATCGTCGTCGACGGCCGCGCCGGCTATGTCGGCAGCCAGAACTTCGACTGGCGCTCGCTGCAGCACATCCACGAAACCGGGCTGAAGATAGACGACGCGGCGATGGCCGGCCGGATGCAGGCCATCTTCGAGCAGGACTGGGCCGAGCAGGCCCGGGTGGCCGCCGGCCTGCCGCCGGCGCCGTTGCGCGATGCCGTCCAGCCGGCAGACCTGAGCCGGCCGGCGGTGCTGCTGGCCAGTCCCAACGCCTACAATCCGGACGGCGTCGGCGATTCCGAGACCGCGCTGCCCAGGCTGATGGCCGAGGCGCGCGACGAGGTGCGCATCCAGCTGCTGGATTACGCGCCCTTGAGCTTCGGCAAGCCGCGCAGCTACTACCCGCTGTTCGACAACGCGATACGCGCGGCGCTGGTTCGCGGCGTCAAGGTCAAGCTGATGGTGTCCGACTGGAATCTGGAAGCGCCCGGCGTCGATTACCTGAAAAGCCTGGCGGTCTTGCCGGGGATGGCGGTCAGGGTGGTGACCATTCCGCGCGACGGCGCCTGCATCCCGTTCGCGAGGGTGATACACAGCAAGACCATGGCGATAGACGGCAAGATCGCCTGGGTCGGCACCAGCAACTGGAGCGGCGGCTACCTGGACAAGTCGCGCAATCTGGAAGTGGTGCTGCGCAACGAGTCGATGGCCCGGCGCATCGCCGAGCTGCACCGGCAGACCTGGGACTCGCCGCTGGCCCGGACCATCGCGCCGGACGGCCATTACCAGGCGCCGGACAAGAGCTGCGCCCACGCCGGCTGA
- the flgL gene encoding flagellar hook-associated protein FlgL: MRISSNQYQSVVMLAMQNSSSDMADLLQKMSSGKSMLAASENPIASVRLLRLQREEASLSQYRDNIGALKSQLSKNEALLDGISANLRDARDILVAAANQPPAEDLKAMASPLASLRDSILFAANTKDSEGRYMFSGSANNNATIVADPSQPPGSRYRFNGNTDRQLVTVGEGVTQPSNVTLQPMADLLNQLDKIVSTLQSPTLDSRDPALGAAVRGVMDGVDSALSSVSGTISELGGAQSVLQTLDANHDSLSLANQKSILELGSLDYGTAYIEMNNLTMALKTSQQAYGKVSQLTLFDVI, from the coding sequence ATGCGTATCTCCAGCAACCAGTACCAGTCCGTCGTGATGCTGGCCATGCAGAACAGCAGTTCCGACATGGCCGATCTGCTGCAGAAGATGTCCAGCGGCAAGAGCATGCTGGCGGCCTCGGAAAACCCGATCGCCAGCGTGCGGCTGCTGCGTCTGCAGCGCGAAGAAGCCTCGCTGTCGCAGTACCGCGACAATATCGGCGCGCTGAAGTCGCAGCTGTCGAAGAACGAGGCCTTGCTCGACGGCATCAGCGCCAATCTGCGCGACGCGCGCGACATCCTGGTGGCGGCCGCCAACCAGCCGCCGGCCGAGGACCTGAAGGCGATGGCGTCGCCGCTGGCCAGCCTGCGCGACAGCATATTGTTCGCCGCCAACACCAAGGACAGCGAGGGGCGCTACATGTTTTCCGGCAGCGCCAACAATAACGCCACCATCGTCGCCGACCCCAGCCAGCCGCCGGGCAGCCGCTACCGCTTCAACGGCAACACCGACCGCCAGCTGGTGACGGTAGGCGAGGGCGTCACCCAGCCGTCCAACGTCACGCTGCAACCGATGGCCGACCTGCTGAACCAGCTGGACAAGATCGTCTCGACGCTGCAAAGCCCGACGCTGGACAGCCGGGATCCGGCGCTCGGCGCCGCCGTGCGCGGCGTGATGGACGGCGTCGACAGCGCGCTCTCCAGCGTCAGCGGCACCATTTCCGAGCTGGGCGGCGCCCAGAGCGTGTTGCAGACGCTGGACGCCAATCACGACAGCCTGAGCCTGGCCAACCAGAAGAGCATTCTGGAACTGGGCAGCCTGGACTACGGCACCGCCTATATCGAGATGAATAATCTGACGATGGCGCTGAAGACCAGTCAGCAGGCCTATGGCAAGGTCAGCCAGCTGACCCTGTTCGATGTGATCTGA
- the flgK gene encoding flagellar hook-associated protein FlgK: MRMIDNALTGAQAAQVALNTASQNIANQKTVGYSRQGVVLATQAPGAGDPLSAGYGVSVASVRRFSDDYRNLLQWQAGSNVGALTAAQPYFSQLEQVMGNDGSSLSSGFDKFFAALNAASLDSNTMRDQVVREAGSLAQRFNNLDGVLSSQLVAIAEQRGATLTQINSATANLAALNDKLISAKAQGVNTSGLEDERDRQIDKLSSLVEVRVMAQPDGSKSVSLKNGLPLVIGDGAATLSSETQPDGSQQLKLAFGTEKYVMPAGDLGGQLGGLNRFETDNLRPVQSQVRALAGELANRVNAQLALGYDLNGLPGKPLFQYDPGAAHGLLQTTGIAAADLGFSADPAKPGNNDNLRQILAIKQQSFPLAGVGQVTLGDAYSQMIGHLAISSQQNKAGLSTANVIRAEADKNWQSASGVNRDEEAVNLIEYQKMYQANMKVISVANQLFESTLAIL; encoded by the coding sequence ATGCGCATGATAGACAACGCGCTGACCGGGGCCCAGGCCGCGCAGGTCGCGCTCAATACCGCCAGCCAGAACATCGCCAACCAGAAGACGGTCGGCTACTCGCGCCAGGGCGTGGTGCTGGCGACGCAGGCGCCGGGCGCCGGCGATCCGCTGAGCGCCGGCTATGGCGTCAGCGTCGCCAGCGTGCGCCGCTTCAGCGACGACTATCGCAATCTGCTGCAGTGGCAGGCCGGTTCCAATGTCGGCGCGCTGACGGCGGCCCAGCCGTATTTCAGCCAGCTGGAGCAGGTGATGGGCAACGACGGCAGCAGCCTGTCGTCCGGCTTCGACAAATTCTTCGCCGCCTTGAACGCCGCCAGCCTGGATTCCAACACCATGCGCGACCAGGTGGTGCGCGAGGCCGGCTCGCTGGCGCAGCGCTTCAACAATCTGGACGGGGTATTGAGCTCGCAGCTGGTGGCCATCGCCGAACAGCGCGGCGCCACGCTGACCCAGATCAACAGCGCCACCGCCAACCTGGCGGCGCTGAACGACAAGCTGATCTCGGCCAAGGCCCAGGGCGTCAACACCTCGGGCCTCGAGGACGAGCGCGACCGCCAGATCGACAAGCTGTCGTCGCTGGTCGAGGTGCGGGTGATGGCGCAGCCGGACGGCAGCAAGTCTGTATCGCTGAAGAACGGCCTGCCGCTGGTGATCGGCGACGGCGCGGCCACCTTGTCCAGCGAGACCCAGCCCGACGGCAGCCAGCAGCTGAAGCTGGCCTTCGGCACCGAAAAATACGTGATGCCGGCAGGCGATCTCGGCGGCCAGCTGGGCGGCCTGAACCGGTTCGAAACCGATAATCTGCGGCCGGTGCAGTCCCAGGTGCGTGCGCTGGCCGGCGAGCTGGCCAACCGCGTCAACGCGCAGCTGGCCCTGGGCTACGACCTGAACGGCCTGCCGGGCAAGCCGCTGTTCCAGTACGATCCCGGCGCCGCCCACGGCCTGTTGCAGACCACCGGCATCGCCGCCGCCGACCTCGGCTTCTCGGCCGATCCGGCCAAGCCCGGCAACAACGACAATCTGCGGCAGATCCTGGCGATCAAGCAGCAAAGCTTCCCCCTGGCCGGCGTCGGCCAGGTGACGCTGGGCGACGCCTACTCGCAGATGATCGGCCACCTGGCCATCTCCAGCCAGCAGAACAAGGCAGGCCTGTCCACCGCCAACGTGATCCGGGCCGAGGCCGACAAGAACTGGCAGTCCGCCTCCGGCGTCAACCGCGACGAAGAGGCGGTCAACCTGATCGAATACCAGAAGATGTACCAGGCCAATATGAAGGTGATCTCGGTGGCAAACCAGCTGTTCGAGAGCACCCTGGCCATTCTGTAA